A single genomic interval of Romboutsia ilealis harbors:
- the murJ gene encoding murein biosynthesis integral membrane protein MurJ: MSKKTKTTAIVLMFIILISKTTGFFRDIILAKTFGAGKITDAYLTALNIPVVLFDGISAALGTTFIPIYFKIKSSKGQDEVNKFTSNILNIVIVISLVFVSLGIIFAPYIVKIFAVGFKGDVFDLTVNYSKILIFSIIFIAINGLISSYLVASGNVYISGAITIPFNILVIIAIIFASMTESYTMVYGTLIAYIAQLLFQLPLLIKKGYKHRLIVNIKDENIRQILFLIIPVFLGSYINQINAVVNRTLSSTLDSGSITALNYANKLNMFAVGVIAVAISTIMYPILSKLASEGNKKLFKINLSKSINMIIIIMLPIMVIMTTFSTEIVKVLFEEGAFNSHDTYLTSTALFFYSTGILAYGLKELLSKSFYSLQDTKTPVRNATISVVINIVFSIILVDTMGIGGLALSSSISATVTTVLLLISLRKKIGKIGFSYILKIFIKVTIASIIMYIIMKVTYSLIFIYGSRFDLESRKFIAFNCVVSVILGMITYLILVLILKVKEVKEIFDTILFKLKSYLI, translated from the coding sequence ATGTCAAAAAAAACTAAAACAACTGCGATAGTGTTAATGTTCATAATATTAATATCTAAGACAACAGGTTTTTTTAGAGATATAATATTAGCCAAAACATTTGGTGCTGGTAAAATAACTGATGCATATTTGACTGCTCTTAATATACCTGTGGTTTTATTTGATGGCATAAGTGCAGCTTTAGGTACAACATTTATACCGATATATTTCAAGATTAAATCCAGTAAAGGACAAGATGAAGTAAATAAGTTTACAAGCAATATTCTTAATATAGTTATAGTCATAAGTCTTGTATTCGTATCATTAGGCATAATATTTGCACCATATATAGTAAAAATATTTGCGGTTGGATTTAAGGGTGATGTTTTTGATTTAACAGTGAATTACTCTAAAATATTAATATTCTCAATAATATTTATAGCTATAAATGGGTTAATATCATCATATTTAGTAGCATCAGGTAATGTATATATTTCTGGAGCTATAACTATACCATTTAATATATTAGTTATAATAGCTATTATTTTCGCATCAATGACAGAATCTTATACCATGGTTTATGGAACTTTAATTGCATATATAGCTCAATTATTATTTCAATTACCGTTACTAATAAAAAAGGGGTATAAACATAGATTAATTGTAAATATAAAGGATGAAAATATAAGACAAATACTATTTTTAATTATACCAGTATTTTTAGGTTCTTATATTAATCAAATAAATGCAGTAGTAAATAGGACTTTATCATCAACGTTAGATAGCGGTAGCATAACCGCATTAAATTATGCTAATAAATTAAATATGTTTGCAGTAGGAGTTATAGCTGTAGCTATATCTACAATAATGTATCCAATACTTTCCAAGCTAGCTAGTGAAGGAAATAAGAAATTATTTAAAATAAACCTTTCAAAGTCTATAAATATGATAATAATAATAATGTTACCTATAATGGTGATAATGACAACATTTTCAACTGAAATAGTAAAAGTTCTTTTTGAAGAGGGAGCTTTTAACTCACATGATACATATTTGACATCAACAGCATTATTTTTCTATTCCACAGGAATACTAGCCTATGGATTGAAAGAATTATTATCAAAGTCATTTTACTCGTTACAAGATACAAAAACTCCTGTTAGAAATGCAACTATATCAGTAGTTATAAATATTGTTTTTTCTATAATTTTAGTAGATACAATGGGGATAGGAGGACTAGCACTATCGAGTTCTATATCAGCTACAGTAACTACTGTACTTTTATTAATATCTTTAAGGAAAAAAATAGGTAAAATAGGTTTTAGTTATATACTAAAAATATTTATTAAGGTAACTATAGCATCTATTATAATGTATATAATTATGAAAGTTACTTATAGTTTAATATTTATTTATGGAAGTAGATTTGATTTAGAGTCTAGAAAATTTATAGCATTTAATTGTGTTGTATCTGTAATATTAGGAATGATTACATACTTAATTTTAGTATTAATATTAAAAGTAAAAGAAGTAAAAGAGATATTTGATACAATACTGTTTAAGTTAAAGAGTTATTTAATATAA
- a CDS encoding nitrite/sulfite reductase, giving the protein MNNLKEVFINEIPAFRELGHKFLNKEVSTGDFKSASGGMGVYAQRGGLDFMIRFRIPSGIMNMNEFKKVYELAKKQNLDKVHLTTRQAIQLHSISIDAVCDTMEEAIKNDIFTRGGGGNFPRNVSISPLAGVDVEEAFDVTPYALEVNNHFMSKITTYKLPRKLKVSFSSSEKDYGNSTIADLGFLAIKKDNKEYFKVYIGGGLGKNPEKSVEFDSLINPNEILYHVEAITNLFIAEGDYTNRNKARTRYIVDRMGEEAFLNCYKEHLNKVFESESLDVNIEYKEYKKQGIKTTVKHNRLIPQKQEGLYSVYFHPICGQLSMTNYKLLIDKLDELEDIEIRLSMNEGMYIRNLNGEEAVELIKLTQNLGGETKLEQSVACIGANICQIGIADSQGMLQDILEYFKEKNFTADVLPKIRISGCTNSCGTHQIGILGFAGKKKRVNNVVTEAFELYIGGAKGKDKTKLGSSIGDITRENVPKFLYELAKSIEESKLNYEEYILENNEELNNIIDKYLVEERVVKA; this is encoded by the coding sequence ATGAATAATTTAAAAGAAGTTTTTATTAACGAAATACCAGCGTTTAGGGAATTAGGACATAAATTTTTAAACAAAGAAGTTTCAACAGGAGATTTCAAGTCAGCGTCTGGTGGTATGGGTGTCTATGCTCAACGTGGGGGGCTAGATTTTATGATAAGATTTAGAATTCCATCAGGAATAATGAATATGAATGAATTTAAAAAGGTATATGAATTAGCAAAAAAACAAAATTTAGATAAAGTTCATTTAACAACTAGACAAGCTATACAGCTACATAGCATATCTATAGATGCTGTTTGTGACACAATGGAAGAAGCGATAAAAAATGACATATTTACACGCGGAGGCGGAGGAAATTTTCCAAGAAATGTATCAATATCTCCATTAGCAGGCGTAGATGTAGAAGAAGCATTTGATGTAACTCCATATGCATTAGAAGTAAATAATCATTTTATGAGTAAAATAACTACATATAAATTACCAAGAAAGTTAAAAGTATCGTTCTCTAGTAGTGAAAAGGATTATGGAAATAGTACTATAGCAGATTTAGGTTTCTTAGCTATAAAAAAAGATAATAAGGAATATTTTAAAGTTTATATAGGTGGAGGACTTGGAAAAAATCCAGAAAAATCAGTAGAGTTTGACTCATTAATAAATCCTAATGAAATATTATATCATGTAGAAGCTATAACAAATTTATTTATAGCGGAAGGTGATTATACAAATAGAAATAAGGCTCGTACAAGATACATAGTTGATAGAATGGGAGAAGAAGCTTTCTTAAATTGTTATAAAGAACATCTTAATAAGGTCTTTGAAAGTGAAAGTTTAGATGTAAATATAGAATATAAAGAATATAAAAAACAAGGGATAAAAACTACTGTAAAGCACAATAGGTTAATACCGCAAAAGCAAGAAGGTCTTTATAGTGTATACTTCCATCCTATATGTGGTCAGCTATCTATGACTAATTATAAATTATTAATAGATAAATTAGATGAATTAGAAGATATAGAAATCAGACTATCTATGAATGAAGGTATGTACATAAGAAACCTAAATGGAGAAGAAGCTGTTGAATTAATAAAGCTTACTCAAAACTTAGGTGGAGAAACTAAATTAGAGCAAAGTGTAGCATGCATAGGGGCTAATATATGCCAAATAGGTATAGCTGATAGTCAAGGAATGCTACAAGATATACTAGAATACTTTAAAGAAAAGAATTTTACAGCTGATGTACTTCCTAAAATAAGAATATCAGGATGTACAAATTCTTGTGGAACGCATCAGATTGGAATACTAGGATTTGCAGGAAAGAAAAAAAGAGTAAATAATGTGGTTACAGAAGCATTTGAACTTTATATAGGTGGAGCAAAGGGAAAAGACAAAACAAAATTAGGATCTTCTATAGGAGATATAACTAGAGAAAATGTACCAAAATTCTTATATGAATTAGCTAAATCAATAGAAGAGTCTAAGTTAAATTACGAAGAATATATATTAGAAAATAATGAAGAGTTAAATAATATAATAGACAAGTATTTAGTTGAAGAAAGAGTAGTTAAAGCTTAA
- a CDS encoding NfeD family protein, whose protein sequence is MKLIWLVVAILFAVAELMTTTLTLIWFSIGAVILIFLSSIIDSVLIQIAIFAIISTLMLIIATQKFIKQDKNYKYDTNLQAIINKKGIVKETIYPNQVGIVIIEGESWSAISYNNEKIDKGSMVEILKIEGVKVVVKKID, encoded by the coding sequence ATGAAGTTAATCTGGCTAGTTGTAGCTATTTTATTTGCAGTAGCAGAGCTTATGACAACTACATTAACATTAATTTGGTTTAGTATAGGTGCAGTAATATTAATATTTTTAAGCAGTATAATAGATAGCGTTTTGATTCAAATAGCAATATTTGCAATAATTTCTACGTTGATGTTAATTATAGCCACTCAAAAATTTATAAAACAGGATAAAAATTATAAATATGATACTAATTTACAAGCGATTATTAATAAAAAAGGCATAGTAAAAGAAACTATATATCCGAATCAAGTTGGGATTGTAATTATTGAGGGAGAAAGTTGGAGCGCAATATCATATAATAATGAGAAGATAGATAAAGGGTCAATGGTAGAAATATTGAAAATAGAAGGTGTTAAAGTAGTAGTAAAAAAAATTGACTAA
- a CDS encoding SPFH domain-containing protein, translating into MDFIFSLVLPIVIVAVIVIIGLSCVKVVKQSKVGIIMRLGKFRKVADTGVHFLVPFLDNMSYIIDLREKVVDFPPQPVITKDNVTMQIDTVVYYRITDPVRYTFEIANPITAIENLTATTLRNIIGELDLDETLTSRDIINTKMRVILDEATDKWGIKVNRVELKNIMPPHDIQVTMEKQMRAERERRESILQAEGNKAAAILQAEGEKQSAILRAEGEAESIKKIATAKGQGEAEIITNVQKATAQGLREVFLAMKESEVDDNIIALKSIEALEKVANGNATKLVLPSDTVKFLGTFKGIKEVLSDDK; encoded by the coding sequence ATGGATTTTATATTTAGTTTAGTGTTACCGATAGTAATAGTAGCAGTAATTGTTATAATAGGATTATCTTGTGTAAAGGTAGTTAAGCAGTCTAAAGTTGGGATAATTATGAGGCTAGGAAAGTTTCGTAAGGTAGCAGATACAGGTGTGCATTTTTTAGTTCCATTTTTAGATAATATGAGTTATATTATAGATTTAAGAGAGAAGGTAGTAGATTTTCCTCCACAACCAGTGATAACTAAGGATAACGTAACAATGCAAATTGACACTGTTGTTTATTATAGAATAACAGATCCAGTAAGATACACATTTGAAATAGCTAATCCTATAACAGCTATTGAAAATTTAACAGCAACAACGCTTAGAAATATAATTGGTGAATTGGATTTAGATGAAACTTTGACATCTAGAGATATAATAAATACAAAAATGAGAGTTATACTAGATGAAGCAACTGATAAATGGGGTATAAAAGTTAATCGAGTAGAACTAAAAAATATTATGCCACCTCATGATATACAAGTTACTATGGAAAAACAAATGAGAGCAGAAAGAGAAAGAAGAGAATCAATACTTCAAGCAGAGGGAAATAAGGCAGCAGCAATACTTCAGGCAGAAGGTGAGAAACAATCAGCTATACTTAGAGCAGAAGGTGAAGCTGAATCAATAAAGAAAATCGCTACGGCAAAAGGTCAAGGTGAAGCTGAAATTATTACAAATGTTCAAAAAGCAACTGCACAAGGTTTAAGAGAAGTATTTTTAGCTATGAAAGAATCTGAGGTAGATGATAATATTATAGCACTTAAATCAATAGAGGCATTAGAAAAAGTAGCAAACGGAAATGCAACAAAACTTGTTCTTCCATCTGATACAGTAAAATTTTTAGGAACATTTAAGGGTATAAAGGAAGTTTTAAGTGATGATAAATAA
- the glgB gene encoding 1,4-alpha-glucan branching protein GlgB: protein MAYKKIPEYEDIINIDNIEKFKRGELYDSYNFLGSHKSRYQGKIGICFNVWAPNAKNVYLVGDFNDWNKEAYPMENIEGSGIWTIFLNNAKQGQAYKYNVIGCDGVSRMKADPYGVFSEKRPNTASIIYTNDNYKWNDRKWQREKQKIVHDENPMNIYEVHLGSWKRKWDGEFFSYEELYEMIEYVKDMGYTHIELMPITEHPLDESWGYQTIGYYSSTSRYGTPTEFKAFIDKCHENGIGVILDFAYSHFCKDAHGLYKFDGSAQFEYSDPLKAENLGWGTAHFDLGKPEVNSFLISNVLYWFNEYHIDGIRVDAVSSMLYLDYDIGEWRPNKYGGRENLEAIDFIKKLNKIIYTTVSNPIIIAEESTAWPMVTGPTYSGALGFTYKWNMGWMNDTLKYMEMDPIYRKYHHELITFSFMYAFSENFILPLSHDEVVHGKKSLLDKMPGDPWQKFASLRTLYAYYMIHPGKKLLFMGSEFGQGLEWRYAYGLEWELLEREPHMKMKDYVKDLNHLYKNEKALYEMNNTYEGFDFIDPHNSEQSIVTLMRKGKNERDFIIAVINFTPVVRYNYKIGVPYEGVYEEVFNTDDEKYWGSNQTMKNSELTSYPEKWHNKDNHIRIKVPPLGAVFIKGKELKIDTIQIDSNSKVSIGGKDKKVNKVNSKTKTQKL, encoded by the coding sequence ATGGCATATAAGAAGATACCGGAGTATGAAGATATTATTAATATAGATAATATAGAAAAGTTTAAACGCGGGGAATTGTATGATAGTTATAATTTTTTAGGAAGTCATAAATCTAGATATCAAGGTAAGATAGGAATATGTTTTAATGTATGGGCACCAAATGCAAAAAATGTATATCTAGTTGGAGACTTTAATGATTGGAACAAAGAAGCTTATCCTATGGAAAATATAGAGGGAAGTGGAATATGGACTATATTTTTAAATAATGCAAAACAAGGACAAGCATATAAGTACAATGTAATCGGATGTGACGGAGTTAGTAGAATGAAAGCCGACCCTTATGGGGTATTTTCAGAAAAAAGACCAAATACAGCTTCAATAATATATACAAATGATAACTATAAATGGAATGATAGAAAATGGCAAAGAGAAAAACAAAAAATTGTTCATGATGAAAATCCAATGAATATATATGAAGTTCATTTAGGTTCTTGGAAAAGAAAATGGGACGGCGAATTTTTTTCATATGAAGAATTATATGAAATGATAGAATATGTAAAAGATATGGGATATACACATATAGAATTAATGCCTATAACTGAACATCCATTAGATGAATCTTGGGGATATCAAACTATAGGATACTATAGTAGTACAAGTAGGTATGGAACACCTACAGAGTTTAAGGCATTTATAGATAAATGTCATGAAAATGGTATTGGAGTAATATTAGATTTTGCATATAGTCATTTTTGTAAAGATGCTCATGGGCTATATAAATTTGATGGATCTGCACAATTTGAATATTCAGATCCTTTAAAGGCTGAAAATCTAGGATGGGGAACTGCTCACTTTGATTTAGGTAAACCAGAGGTTAATAGTTTTTTAATTTCTAATGTACTTTATTGGTTTAATGAATATCATATAGATGGAATAAGGGTAGATGCAGTCTCTAGTATGCTTTATTTAGATTATGATATTGGAGAATGGAGACCTAATAAATACGGTGGAAGAGAAAATTTAGAAGCAATAGATTTTATAAAAAAATTAAATAAAATTATTTATACTACAGTTAGTAATCCAATTATAATAGCCGAAGAATCAACAGCGTGGCCTATGGTGACTGGGCCAACTTATTCAGGTGCTCTTGGATTTACATATAAATGGAATATGGGATGGATGAATGATACATTGAAATATATGGAGATGGACCCTATATACAGAAAATACCATCATGAATTAATTACATTCTCTTTCATGTATGCATTCTCAGAGAACTTTATCTTGCCACTGTCACATGATGAAGTTGTTCATGGTAAAAAATCATTATTAGATAAAATGCCAGGAGATCCTTGGCAGAAATTTGCTTCATTAAGAACGTTATATGCATATTATATGATACACCCAGGGAAAAAATTATTGTTTATGGGATCAGAATTTGGGCAAGGACTAGAATGGAGATATGCATACGGACTAGAATGGGAACTACTAGAAAGAGAACCTCATATGAAAATGAAAGATTATGTAAAAGACTTAAATCATTTATATAAAAATGAAAAAGCTCTCTATGAAATGAATAATACGTATGAAGGATTTGATTTTATAGATCCACATAATAGTGAACAAAGTATAGTAACTTTAATGCGAAAGGGAAAAAATGAAAGAGATTTTATAATAGCTGTTATAAACTTTACTCCTGTAGTCAGATATAATTATAAAATAGGAGTACCATACGAAGGGGTTTATGAAGAAGTATTTAATACTGATGATGAAAAATATTGGGGATCAAATCAGACAATGAAAAATTCAGAATTAACATCATATCCAGAGAAATGGCATAATAAAGATAATCATATAAGAATAAAAGTACCGCCTTTAGGAGCTGTATTTATAAAAGGAAAGGAATTAAAAATAGACACTATACAAATAGATTCTAATAGTAAAGTATCGATAGGTGGTAAGGATAAAAAAGTCAATAAAGTAAATTCTAAAACTAAAACTCAGAAATTATAA
- a CDS encoding glucose-1-phosphate adenylyltransferase, translating into MKKDMLAMILAGGQGSRLGVFTKRIAKPAVSFGGKYRIIDFVLSNCSNSGIDTVGVLTQYRPLILNSHIGTGSHWDLDRINGGVHILQPYMNEKEGNWYRGTAHAIHQNMDFIDSYNPEYVLILSGDHIYKMDYSKMLDHHKKKGSKATIAVIEVPWDEASRFGIMNTNEDSSIYEFEEKPANPKSNLASMGVYIFDWKMLKGYFEEVDNNGANYDDFGKNLIPKMLEDQIPMFAYPFKGYWRDVGTIESLWEANMDIIKSNDEIDLNSSKWRIYTNTMSMPPQYIGKDSDIQKSLVADGCKVLGKVEHSVLSHGVSVGSESIIKDSVIMPNVKIGKNVIIEKAMIGEGAIIEDNTIIKEQEGINVISEYEVVKAQLELEGGF; encoded by the coding sequence ATGAAAAAAGATATGCTAGCTATGATTTTAGCAGGGGGCCAAGGATCAAGATTAGGAGTTTTTACAAAAAGAATTGCTAAACCAGCAGTTTCATTTGGAGGAAAATACAGAATAATAGATTTTGTTTTAAGTAACTGCTCTAATTCAGGAATAGATACAGTAGGAGTTTTAACACAATATAGACCATTAATATTAAATTCACATATAGGGACAGGAAGTCATTGGGATTTAGATAGAATAAATGGTGGAGTACATATATTACAGCCATATATGAATGAAAAAGAAGGAAATTGGTATAGAGGTACTGCACATGCAATACATCAAAATATGGATTTTATAGATAGTTATAATCCAGAGTATGTACTGATATTATCAGGAGATCATATATACAAAATGGATTATAGTAAGATGTTAGATCATCACAAAAAGAAAGGATCAAAAGCTACAATTGCAGTAATAGAAGTTCCTTGGGATGAGGCATCTAGATTTGGGATAATGAATACTAATGAAGATTCATCAATATATGAATTTGAAGAAAAGCCAGCTAATCCAAAAAGTAATCTAGCATCTATGGGTGTATATATATTTGATTGGAAAATGCTAAAAGGATATTTTGAAGAAGTAGATAATAATGGTGCAAATTATGATGATTTTGGTAAAAATTTAATACCTAAGATGTTAGAAGATCAAATACCAATGTTTGCATATCCATTTAAAGGTTATTGGAGAGATGTAGGTACTATAGAAAGTTTATGGGAAGCTAATATGGATATTATAAAATCTAATGATGAAATAGATTTAAATAGTTCTAAATGGAGAATATATACAAATACAATGTCAATGCCACCTCAATACATAGGTAAAGATTCTGATATACAGAAATCATTAGTAGCAGATGGATGTAAGGTATTGGGAAAAGTAGAACACTCTGTTTTATCTCATGGAGTATCAGTAGGTAGTGAGAGTATAATAAAAGATTCTGTAATAATGCCTAATGTAAAGATAGGTAAAAATGTAATAATAGAGAAGGCTATGATAGGTGAAGGTGCAATAATAGAAGATAATACTATAATAAAAGAGCAAGAAGGTATAAATGTTATATCTGAGTACGAAGTAGTAAAAGCTCAACTTGAATTAGAAGGGGGATTTTAA
- the glgD gene encoding glucose-1-phosphate adenylyltransferase subunit GlgD, giving the protein MRSECVGIINLDNKNDLTMNQLTNVRPIGSLPIAGRYRVIDFSLSNMVNSGITNVGIFAKEKYRSLTDHIGSGKDWDLSRKTGGLFIFSPENTKDRSKYPYRSGDIYNILANIDYIERCEEEYVLIVPSYMVGNIDYTKMIEYHKESDNDITMLYKNIDNADVDFYETSTLNIDGDRVINIGTNIGTSKNANVSMETYIMNRNEFIKSIYKCVSEGRHSYIEDFIAESINKLKIGAYEYKGYLKCINSIKSYYSMKDELLQEDIANELLYSDRKILTKEQNQSPTIYSESANVENSFIATGCIIEGTVKNSIIFRKVHIKEGAVIENSVIMQNCTIEKDAQLQNVIFDKNVYISEGKELKGDIEYPVVIEKNTAI; this is encoded by the coding sequence ATGAGAAGTGAATGTGTAGGAATAATAAATTTAGATAATAAAAATGATTTAACTATGAATCAACTTACAAATGTAAGACCAATAGGATCTCTTCCTATTGCAGGTAGATATAGAGTTATAGATTTTTCACTTTCAAACATGGTGAATTCAGGTATAACTAATGTAGGAATATTTGCGAAAGAAAAGTATAGATCATTAACAGACCATATAGGAAGTGGAAAGGATTGGGATTTAAGTAGAAAAACAGGAGGATTATTTATATTCAGTCCTGAGAACACAAAAGATAGAAGTAAATATCCATATAGAAGTGGAGATATTTATAATATATTAGCTAATATAGATTATATAGAAAGATGCGAAGAAGAATATGTATTAATAGTACCAAGCTATATGGTAGGAAATATAGATTATACAAAAATGATAGAGTATCATAAAGAATCAGATAATGATATAACTATGCTTTATAAAAATATAGATAATGCGGATGTGGATTTCTATGAAACATCAACATTGAATATAGATGGAGATAGAGTAATTAATATAGGAACGAATATAGGTACTTCAAAAAATGCTAATGTATCTATGGAAACTTATATAATGAATCGTAATGAGTTTATAAAATCTATATATAAGTGCGTAAGTGAAGGTAGACATTCATACATAGAAGATTTTATAGCAGAATCTATTAATAAATTAAAGATTGGTGCATATGAATATAAAGGATATCTTAAGTGTATAAATTCAATAAAATCATATTATTCAATGAAGGACGAATTATTACAAGAAGATATAGCTAATGAATTATTATATTCTGATAGAAAAATATTAACTAAAGAACAAAATCAATCTCCTACTATATATTCAGAGAGTGCAAATGTAGAGAATTCGTTCATAGCTACTGGATGCATAATAGAAGGTACTGTAAAAAATAGTATTATCTTTAGAAAAGTTCATATAAAAGAAGGTGCAGTAATAGAAAATTCAGTTATAATGCAAAACTGTACAATAGAAAAAGATGCACAGTTACAAAATGTTATATTTGATAAAAATGTATACATATCAGAAGGAAAAGAGTTAAAAGGAGATATAGAATATCCAGTAGTTATTGAAAAAAATACAGCTATTTAA
- the glgA gene encoding glycogen synthase GlgA, translating into MKVLYATAECWPFAKTGGLGDVSYALPKSLKKEGIDVRVILPKYSTMPNYLKEQLKEVAVFSVDVGWRKQYCGLLEMDLNGVKFYFIDNEYYFKRDGEIAYLYGFGDDAERYTFFSNAVLEAMSILNFYPDIVHLNDWHTGMIPLILKEKYSHSKKYRNIKTVYTIHNLQYQGVFSDSIIEDILDIPRDYYNNGDIEYYGGVSFMKSGIVFSDKVIAVSPTYSNEIQTEFYGEGLDGLLKSKSYKLKGILNGIDYDLNNPLTDGDIFVNYDINSIDKKIENKLKLQEILGLDINPDIPLIGIVSRLVSQKGFDLISYMMPEIIRENLQVVILGTGEHQYQSMFNYYDSNFPNKVSARITFDSAFAQQIYAGSDMFLMPSLFEPCGIGQMLAMRYGTLPIVRETGGLKDTVIPYNKYTGEGNGFSFKNYNAHEMLYCIRRAVKLYDDKENWMGLVNNAMNTDSSWKKSATEYIKVYEEIVNQKG; encoded by the coding sequence GTGAAGGTTCTTTATGCTACTGCAGAATGCTGGCCATTTGCAAAAACTGGGGGATTAGGCGATGTATCTTATGCATTGCCTAAGTCATTAAAAAAAGAAGGTATAGATGTTAGGGTAATACTACCAAAGTATTCAACTATGCCAAATTACTTAAAAGAGCAACTAAAAGAAGTTGCAGTATTTAGTGTAGATGTTGGTTGGAGAAAACAGTATTGTGGTCTTTTAGAAATGGATTTAAATGGAGTGAAATTTTATTTTATAGATAATGAATATTATTTTAAAAGAGACGGAGAAATAGCATATCTATATGGATTTGGAGACGATGCAGAAAGGTATACATTCTTTAGTAATGCAGTTCTTGAAGCTATGTCTATATTAAACTTCTATCCAGATATAGTTCATTTAAATGATTGGCACACTGGTATGATCCCATTGATATTAAAGGAGAAATATAGCCACTCAAAAAAATATAGAAATATAAAAACTGTTTATACGATTCATAACCTACAATATCAAGGAGTATTTAGTGATTCTATAATAGAGGATATATTAGACATACCAAGAGATTATTATAACAATGGAGATATAGAATATTATGGTGGCGTAAGTTTTATGAAGTCTGGAATTGTATTTAGTGATAAAGTAATAGCTGTTAGTCCAACTTATTCAAATGAAATACAAACAGAATTTTATGGAGAAGGATTAGATGGCCTTCTTAAATCAAAATCTTATAAATTAAAAGGGATTTTAAATGGAATAGATTATGATTTAAATAATCCATTAACAGATGGAGATATATTTGTAAACTATGATATAAATAGTATAGACAAAAAAATAGAAAATAAACTTAAATTGCAAGAAATTTTAGGATTAGATATTAATCCAGATATACCGCTAATAGGAATTGTATCAAGATTAGTGTCACAAAAAGGATTTGATTTAATATCATATATGATGCCTGAAATAATAAGAGAAAATTTACAAGTAGTTATTTTAGGAACAGGGGAACATCAGTATCAATCAATGTTTAATTATTATGACTCTAATTTCCCAAATAAAGTTTCTGCAAGAATAACTTTTGATAGTGCTTTTGCGCAACAAATATATGCAGGAAGTGATATGTTCTTAATGCCATCATTATTTGAACCATGTGGGATAGGCCAAATGTTGGCTATGAGATATGGAACTCTTCCGATAGTTAGAGAAACTGGTGGTCTTAAAGATACAGTTATACCATATAATAAGTACACAGGAGAAGGTAATGGATTTAGTTTTAAAAATTATAATGCACATGAAATGCTTTATTGCATTAGAAGAGCTGTAAAACTATACGATGATAAAGAGAATTGGATGGGATTAGTTAATAATGCAATGAATACAGATAGTAGTTGGAAAAAATCAGCTACAGAATATATAAAAGTTTACGAGGAAATAGTTAACCAAAAGGGGTGA